The proteins below are encoded in one region of Chitinophagales bacterium:
- a CDS encoding sterol desaturase family protein: MNNYWNIFCTSFTGYWNYLTGEILHPSWHNYFYWLIGLSLCCWLLEMLFPWRKDQPVIRKDFWLDGFYMFFNFFLFSLIGYNALSNIGVQFFADFIGLFGWTNLVAINIQSWPVWLQLMVLLVVKDFIDWNVHRLLHRVDWLWEFHKVHHSVEQMGFAAHLRFHWMETVVYRTIEYIPLAMIGFGINDFILVHIFTLAIGHLNHSNVRLPMGPLKYLFNSAQMHIWHHAKELPARYGVNFGLTLSCWDYLFHTVHWPQSGRDEPLGFERSEFYPASFFKQMLQPFKKRQA, from the coding sequence ATGAACAACTACTGGAATATCTTCTGCACTTCATTTACCGGTTACTGGAATTACCTGACCGGTGAGATACTGCATCCTTCATGGCATAACTATTTTTACTGGCTGATTGGCCTCTCGCTTTGCTGCTGGTTACTGGAGATGCTTTTTCCCTGGAGAAAAGATCAGCCGGTCATCCGCAAGGATTTCTGGCTTGATGGATTTTATATGTTTTTTAATTTCTTTCTTTTTTCACTGATAGGATATAACGCGCTTTCCAATATCGGCGTACAGTTCTTTGCTGATTTTATCGGTTTGTTTGGCTGGACCAACCTCGTGGCCATCAATATCCAATCGTGGCCTGTCTGGCTGCAATTGATGGTATTGCTTGTGGTGAAGGATTTTATTGACTGGAATGTACACCGTTTACTGCATCGTGTGGATTGGTTATGGGAGTTTCATAAAGTGCATCATTCCGTGGAACAAATGGGTTTTGCTGCTCATCTGCGCTTTCACTGGATGGAAACGGTGGTGTACAGAACCATTGAATACATTCCGCTGGCGATGATAGGTTTTGGCATCAATGACTTTATCCTGGTGCACATCTTTACGCTGGCCATTGGTCATCTCAATCATTCGAATGTAAGACTGCCCATGGGCCCGCTCAAATATCTCTTTAACAGTGCGCAGATGCACATCTGGCATCATGCTAAAGAATTGCCGGCCCGTTACGGTGTAAATTTTGGATTAACTTTGAGCTGCTGGGATTATCTATTTCATACCGTACACTGGCCGCAAAGCGGGCGTGATGAACCTTTGGGATTCGAACGGTCGGAATTTTATCCGGCTTCATTTTTCAAACAAATGCTTCAACCATTTAAAAAAAGACAAGCGTGA
- a CDS encoding rhodanese-like domain-containing protein, whose protein sequence is MKQHFFSMLLLISFAACSQTPAGKYQDAGNDFFAAQMKKENTVILDVRTPEEYAAGHIPHAVLMNYNAPGFASALDTLNKNKTYLVYCASGGRSAKASSMMAEKGFKEIYNLEGGFSRWNGAKEK, encoded by the coding sequence ATGAAACAACATTTTTTTTCAATGCTGCTGCTGATTTCCTTTGCTGCCTGCAGCCAGACTCCGGCAGGCAAATATCAAGATGCGGGCAATGATTTTTTTGCCGCGCAGATGAAAAAGGAGAATACCGTAATACTAGATGTGCGTACGCCGGAAGAGTATGCTGCAGGCCATATTCCGCATGCTGTGCTCATGAATTATAATGCTCCGGGATTTGCCTCGGCATTGGATACACTTAACAAAAACAAAACCTACCTCGTGTACTGTGCGAGTGGCGGACGTTCAGCGAAAGCATCGTCCATGATGGCGGAAAAAGGATTTAAAGAAATCTACAATTTGGAAGGCGGATTCAGCAGGTGGAATGGCGCTAAGGAGAAATAG
- a CDS encoding tryptophan 2,3-dioxygenase, with product MDHQELPITPELVNRIKQLQEKYELMGQDMHSYLEGLLYQDYLKYWDYINLDALLSLQHPRTTFPDEQTFIIYHQITELNFRLIRNAIELITGDPSPSAALFIKQLKRVNNYFELLKNSFSIMYDGMDREQFLAFRMALLPASGFQSGQYRIIEFYATDVRNLVHYSKREECKDDDEPASLLPHLYWRRGAMELATGRKTLMLRQFEEKYDTSFLFIANDYRHKNLRRKYAALPEAERNNTTLIEVLRRFDQLANVEWPLVHFRTAARYLDRQPDQIAATGGTNWKDYMPPKNQLIMFFPELWSEEEKENWGRNVSREIIGI from the coding sequence ATGGATCATCAGGAGCTGCCAATTACACCGGAACTGGTAAACCGGATAAAACAACTACAGGAAAAATATGAGTTGATGGGACAGGACATGCATTCTTACCTTGAAGGATTGCTGTACCAGGACTATCTCAAATACTGGGACTACATCAACCTCGATGCATTGCTCAGCCTGCAGCATCCGCGTACTACATTTCCGGATGAGCAGACTTTTATCATTTACCATCAGATTACCGAACTCAACTTCAGGCTTATCAGGAATGCCATTGAACTGATCACCGGCGATCCGTCACCTTCCGCCGCTTTATTCATCAAGCAGTTGAAAAGAGTCAATAACTATTTTGAGCTGCTGAAGAATTCCTTTTCCATCATGTATGACGGCATGGACCGAGAACAATTTCTCGCTTTCAGGATGGCCTTGCTGCCTGCCAGCGGTTTTCAAAGCGGCCAGTACCGTATTATAGAGTTCTATGCCACCGATGTCCGCAACCTCGTTCACTATTCAAAAAGAGAAGAATGCAAAGACGACGATGAACCCGCATCATTGTTGCCACATCTCTATTGGCGCCGTGGAGCCATGGAACTTGCCACCGGAAGAAAGACGCTGATGCTGCGGCAGTTTGAAGAAAAATATGACACTTCCTTTTTATTCATCGCCAATGATTACCGCCACAAAAATTTACGCAGGAAATACGCAGCCCTGCCGGAAGCTGAACGAAACAATACAACGCTTATTGAAGTGCTTCGCCGCTTTGATCAGCTCGCTAATGTCGAATGGCCATTGGTTCATTTCCGCACTGCAGCACGTTACCTCGACCGGCAGCCGGATCAGATAGCCGCTACCGGCGGTACCAACTGGAAAGATTATATGCCGCCGAAAAATCAGCTGATTATGTTCTTTCCTGAATTGTGGAGTGAAGAAGAAAAAGAAAACTGGGGAAGGAATGTGAGCCGGGAGATCATTGGCATTTAG
- a CDS encoding undecaprenyl/decaprenyl-phosphate alpha-N-acetylglucosaminyl 1-phosphate transferase codes for MNLNGESFFFYAACACFFALAIIFSALTNGLLLKFSRTLGDRNEQHRHVIRWTSQVKPSVGGFSFYILFLISLSLYGLFNFSGNQYLNEHLLGLVFSVTLGFLIGLADDAYNTYPWLKFSGQLLCGLFLVITNTMIQATGIYLLDVLITLIWVVGIMNSINMLDNMDGICATISLGILFSCLLALMIGSNLYSFYTVLLLGVSGALAGFLVFNWHPANIYMGDTGSQFLGAFISAVSIQLLWTYHDVNGPAFQFRQFLIPLIAFTVPLIDTTTVFIRRIARGQSPFVGGRDHISHHFAYAGLSDRQVIYLLGGVSFLSALLTAILIRFNQDSSSLLTVLFYGYFLTLFVIVQHYYNVGKRKEKQRHNATTASSSSVPVLH; via the coding sequence GTGAATCTGAACGGGGAAAGTTTCTTTTTTTACGCCGCCTGCGCCTGTTTTTTCGCGCTCGCCATTATCTTTTCAGCACTGACCAATGGCTTGTTGCTGAAGTTTTCGCGAACACTCGGCGACCGCAATGAACAACATCGCCATGTAATACGCTGGACATCTCAGGTGAAACCTTCCGTGGGCGGATTTTCTTTTTACATTCTGTTCCTCATCTCCCTGTCACTCTACGGGCTTTTCAATTTTTCGGGTAATCAATATCTGAATGAACACCTGTTGGGGCTGGTTTTTTCCGTAACACTCGGGTTTCTGATCGGACTGGCTGACGATGCGTATAACACCTATCCCTGGCTTAAATTTTCAGGTCAGTTGCTGTGCGGATTATTCCTCGTAATTACGAATACCATGATTCAGGCTACCGGCATCTACCTGCTTGATGTGCTGATTACGCTCATTTGGGTAGTTGGTATCATGAATTCCATCAACATGCTCGACAACATGGATGGCATCTGTGCCACCATTTCCCTGGGCATACTCTTTTCCTGCCTGCTGGCACTGATGATCGGCAGCAACCTGTATTCATTTTATACCGTGCTGCTGCTCGGTGTATCCGGCGCCCTCGCAGGATTCCTGGTGTTCAACTGGCATCCTGCCAACATCTATATGGGAGATACCGGCAGTCAGTTCCTCGGTGCATTTATTTCTGCGGTATCCATTCAGTTGTTATGGACGTACCACGATGTAAATGGCCCTGCCTTTCAGTTCAGGCAATTTCTTATCCCGCTTATTGCTTTTACGGTACCATTGATCGATACCACCACCGTATTTATCCGCCGCATCGCCCGCGGTCAGTCTCCCTTCGTTGGCGGCCGCGATCATATCTCCCATCATTTCGCTTATGCCGGACTGAGTGACCGTCAGGTGATTTATTTACTGGGCGGTGTTTCATTTTTGTCGGCCTTGCTTACTGCTATCCTTATACGCTTCAACCAGGATTCTTCCTCCCTGCTTACTGTTTTGTTTTATGGCTACTTTCTAACGCTGTTTGTCATCGTGCAACACTATTATAACGTGGGAAAAAGAAAAGAAAAACAACGGCATAACGCCACCACGGCAAGCAGCTCATCCGTTCCCGTCCTGCACTGA
- a CDS encoding polysaccharide biosynthesis tyrosine autokinase, with protein sequence MDNDNLSSSERRTILSPVQRMLGEDFNPALLLIMIRKSFIWCVIILLITTSSALIYLRYTPPTYEVNASLIVKAINTAQALDIQNSLFQQKNSNLDIEKDIQIMKSSVIIDRVIDSLPLQVSYYRSGNILNEEMYKNSPFIIQATINDPSYYDRPVNFRIVSTEKFQLDYSADGRESYETYDFNKHYTTPAFDFTVTLNLPVFNREAATFLESNFFFTINNRNTIYSSIRGALQVAPSAPTIGLLMRNQKPQKAADIVNRVCEEFIQYDKEKKTESATLILEFIESQVDSISNDLRRYEDEMTAFKQANGISISSIEQDLNTQLKELKAKQDALSLEYSTLEYYRKYFIQYQDSTRLLAGIVDSRYLALSQNIIRLDELQTQLKEKLLKLSPNNPEITNLNTQIAEVKKNLLQSVLNSQNELREKSGEVDKEIAHYLGDYSNVPGIQAQYLRLSRLSDLKEKYYLLLLDKKSAFSITKAGFVSDYTILKKADVPTKPIFPNSPLIKLVGLVSGLLACLILIVARYLLHHKILSISEISRYTNAGILGVIPKYLQAMDVSQLVVNKSPKSVLSECFRSMRTNLEFISPTKSNPQLLAVTSTVAGEGKTFIAVNMAGIMAVGGKRVILLDFDLRKPQLHKAFHVDNQRGVSTILIGKFSPEDCIHHSEWENLDFITSGPLPPNPAEFIGSKKTDELIEKLKETYDVVVIDTPPVGIVTDALHLIKKADVPLYILRADYSSRNFLNNVNYLVNDHGISKLSIVLNDMGEGASMYTYNYGYGYGYGYGYGGYGSRSYGYDYYADDMQGKKSFLGRMFSFVKSLF encoded by the coding sequence ATGGACAATGATAACCTGAGCAGCAGCGAACGAAGGACCATTCTCAGCCCCGTGCAGAGAATGCTGGGCGAGGATTTCAATCCTGCGCTGTTGCTGATCATGATCCGCAAGAGTTTTATCTGGTGCGTCATCATCCTGCTGATCACCACTTCTTCCGCACTGATCTACCTTCGTTATACGCCACCCACCTACGAGGTGAATGCTTCGCTCATCGTGAAAGCCATCAATACCGCGCAGGCGCTTGACATTCAGAACAGCCTTTTCCAGCAGAAAAACAGCAACCTCGACATTGAGAAAGATATCCAGATCATGAAGTCGAGCGTGATCATTGACCGCGTGATTGATTCCCTGCCGCTGCAGGTGAGTTATTACCGGTCAGGCAATATCCTCAATGAAGAAATGTATAAAAACAGCCCGTTTATTATTCAGGCCACCATCAATGATCCTTCTTATTATGACCGCCCGGTCAATTTCAGGATTGTATCCACAGAAAAATTTCAGCTCGACTATTCAGCTGATGGCAGGGAAAGTTATGAGACCTACGATTTTAATAAACATTACACCACACCGGCATTTGATTTTACCGTCACGCTGAATCTTCCCGTTTTCAACAGGGAAGCGGCTACCTTTCTTGAATCCAACTTCTTCTTCACCATTAATAACAGGAACACGATTTACAGCAGTATACGCGGCGCCTTGCAGGTGGCTCCTTCCGCACCTACCATCGGCCTGCTGATGCGCAACCAGAAGCCGCAGAAGGCAGCCGATATCGTCAACAGGGTGTGCGAGGAATTTATTCAATACGATAAAGAAAAGAAAACCGAAAGTGCCACACTCATACTGGAGTTTATTGAATCACAGGTTGATTCCATCAGCAACGACCTGCGGAGGTATGAAGATGAAATGACTGCATTCAAACAGGCCAATGGCATTTCAATAAGTTCCATCGAACAGGATCTGAATACACAGCTCAAAGAACTCAAGGCAAAACAGGATGCACTGAGTCTTGAATATTCCACGCTGGAATACTATCGTAAATATTTTATTCAATACCAGGATTCAACAAGGCTGCTGGCCGGCATCGTGGATTCCCGTTACCTGGCACTCAGCCAGAATATTATCCGGCTCGATGAGTTGCAGACACAACTGAAAGAAAAACTGCTCAAACTTTCACCCAACAATCCTGAAATCACTAATCTCAATACGCAGATAGCGGAAGTAAAAAAGAACTTACTGCAGAGTGTCCTGAACTCTCAGAATGAATTGCGGGAGAAGAGTGGTGAGGTGGATAAGGAAATAGCACATTACCTCGGCGATTATTCCAATGTGCCCGGCATCCAGGCACAATACCTTCGCCTGTCGCGGCTGAGTGACCTGAAAGAAAAATATTACCTGCTGCTGCTGGATAAGAAATCTGCATTCAGCATCACCAAAGCCGGATTCGTTTCAGATTATACGATTCTGAAAAAAGCGGATGTTCCTACCAAACCCATTTTCCCGAACTCACCGCTGATCAAACTGGTCGGGCTGGTATCGGGACTGCTGGCCTGCCTGATTCTAATTGTTGCCCGCTACCTGCTGCACCATAAGATCCTTTCCATCTCAGAAATCAGCCGTTACACCAATGCAGGCATCCTGGGAGTGATCCCAAAATACCTGCAGGCCATGGATGTTTCCCAGCTGGTGGTGAATAAGAGCCCTAAATCGGTGCTGTCGGAATGTTTCCGTTCCATGCGCACCAACCTTGAATTCATCTCGCCCACAAAATCAAATCCGCAGCTGCTGGCTGTCACTTCTACGGTGGCCGGTGAAGGCAAAACATTTATAGCCGTAAACATGGCAGGCATCATGGCCGTTGGCGGAAAAAGAGTGATCCTGCTGGATTTTGACCTCCGGAAACCGCAGTTGCATAAGGCTTTTCATGTAGATAATCAGCGCGGGGTCAGCACCATCCTGATCGGCAAGTTCAGCCCAGAAGACTGCATTCATCATTCCGAATGGGAAAACCTCGATTTCATTACATCGGGCCCTTTACCACCCAATCCGGCGGAATTTATCGGATCAAAAAAAACAGATGAGCTGATTGAAAAGCTCAAAGAAACATACGATGTAGTGGTGATTGATACGCCTCCCGTGGGTATCGTAACTGATGCGCTGCACCTCATTAAAAAAGCTGATGTGCCGTTGTATATCTTGCGGGCAGATTACTCCAGCCGTAATTTTCTGAATAACGTGAACTACCTGGTGAACGATCATGGCATCAGCAAGCTCTCTATCGTGCTGAATGATATGGGTGAAGGTGCCTCCATGTACACCTACAATTACGGTTATGGATATGGTTACGGCTACGGTTACGGAGGATACGGATCGCGCAGCTACGGTTATGATTATTACGCTGATGACATGCAGGGGAAAAAGAGTTTCTTGGGACGCATGTTTTCATTTGTGAAGTCATTGTTTTGA
- a CDS encoding MFS transporter, translating to MADNQVNRSQEHAGKPQLTFWQIWNVSFGFLGVQFGFALQNANASRILSNLGADLHSLSLFWLVAPTMGLLVQPLVGAASDKTWTRLGRRSPFILAGALVSMLAMFLMPNAPYIIQVGSVGALIFGAVMLALMDGSFNVTFQPFRALVADMTPEKQRNLGYSVQSLLINIGAVIGSALPFVLTAFGASNKTGQGEVPLSVIWSFYIGGSILLLSVLVTVFRTKEYPPSEFRQYNNIDETEKTQKEGFFSLLAKVPKTMKQLALVQLFSWFPLFLMWVYSTPAIAQHYWNTPIGDSSSEAYNEAGNWVGICFAAYSLFAAFFSMAIPYFIRLSSRKAVYAAALFLGGLAYLSIFMFHNQYLLLVSMVGIGFAWAAILSLPYAILSGSLPAKRMGIYMGIFNLTVVIPQIISGLFGGLILKNFFDEQAIYILVLAGCIMMLGSLAVPFVKDVSAEAGSEVAVQGGGH from the coding sequence ATGGCGGATAACCAAGTTAACAGGAGTCAGGAGCATGCGGGAAAACCACAATTGACCTTTTGGCAAATCTGGAATGTGAGTTTCGGATTCTTAGGTGTGCAGTTTGGCTTCGCGCTGCAGAATGCAAATGCAAGCAGGATACTTTCCAACCTGGGAGCGGATCTTCATTCCTTATCGCTGTTCTGGCTGGTGGCTCCAACGATGGGTTTGCTCGTGCAGCCGCTGGTAGGCGCGGCAAGTGATAAGACCTGGACGAGGCTTGGCAGGCGATCGCCTTTTATTTTAGCCGGTGCGCTCGTTTCCATGCTCGCAATGTTTTTAATGCCTAATGCGCCTTATATTATCCAGGTCGGCAGCGTTGGTGCTTTGATTTTCGGCGCAGTGATGCTGGCCCTGATGGACGGGTCATTTAATGTAACGTTTCAGCCGTTCAGGGCTTTGGTAGCCGACATGACACCGGAGAAACAACGTAACCTTGGCTATTCCGTGCAAAGTCTGCTGATAAATATCGGCGCTGTGATTGGTTCGGCATTACCGTTTGTGCTCACTGCATTCGGTGCCAGCAATAAGACCGGTCAAGGAGAGGTGCCGTTGTCAGTGATCTGGTCCTTCTATATCGGCGGTTCTATTTTGCTGTTAAGTGTTTTGGTAACAGTATTCAGAACAAAGGAATATCCGCCGAGTGAATTCAGGCAATACAACAACATTGATGAAACGGAAAAAACACAGAAGGAAGGCTTTTTCAGTCTGCTGGCTAAAGTACCGAAGACGATGAAACAGCTTGCCCTCGTGCAGTTGTTTTCCTGGTTTCCTTTGTTTCTGATGTGGGTGTATTCAACGCCTGCCATCGCACAGCATTACTGGAATACGCCGATCGGTGATTCAAGCTCCGAAGCCTATAATGAAGCAGGTAACTGGGTGGGAATCTGCTTTGCCGCTTACAGTTTATTTGCCGCCTTTTTCTCCATGGCCATTCCATATTTCATCCGCCTGTCGAGCAGGAAAGCCGTTTATGCAGCAGCCCTGTTTTTAGGAGGCCTTGCTTATCTCTCCATATTCATGTTTCACAATCAGTATTTACTCCTGGTTTCCATGGTGGGCATCGGCTTTGCCTGGGCAGCCATTCTTTCCCTGCCCTATGCTATCCTTTCCGGCTCATTACCGGCCAAACGAATGGGTATTTACATGGGCATCTTTAATCTTACTGTTGTGATCCCGCAAATCATCAGCGGACTTTTCGGCGGCCTGATCCTGAAAAATTTCTTTGATGAACAAGCCATCTACATACTGGTGCTGGCCGGATGCATCATGATGCTCGGCAGCCTCGCTGTGCCATTTGTGAAAGATGTTTCCGCAGAAGCGGGAAGTGAAGTTGCTGTGCAGGGCGGCGGACATTAG
- a CDS encoding polysaccharide biosynthesis/export family protein: MKRILGLLWIVASISSCKVFYPDRLFKTGKDFPVVSADSLQVPKEYVIRPGDLLAIGVFSNNGYELVDVISDNNGSVSAINYVVKENGYVMLPMLDSVAITGLSLSNAEKLLQQLYSYYFVNPFVRVDVTNRRAYVYRGRQGANVVILDKENMNLLEVLAKAGGMPSFGKADRIRVLRGDPQHPVVFDVDLSTVEGMMQANLRVEANDIIYIDAKLGTNDVLYQITPVLTLISTVLVIYTTIIAINGQ; encoded by the coding sequence TTGAAACGGATTCTTGGACTGCTGTGGATTGTGGCAAGCATTTCTTCCTGTAAGGTTTTTTATCCTGACCGTCTTTTTAAAACCGGCAAAGACTTCCCGGTGGTATCAGCTGATTCGCTGCAGGTGCCGAAAGAATATGTGATCCGGCCGGGCGACCTGCTGGCTATCGGCGTATTTTCCAACAACGGCTATGAGCTGGTGGATGTGATCAGTGATAATAACGGATCGGTGTCGGCCATCAACTATGTGGTGAAGGAGAATGGTTACGTAATGCTGCCGATGCTCGATTCTGTAGCGATTACCGGGCTCTCGCTCAGCAATGCGGAAAAATTATTACAGCAGCTGTACAGCTACTACTTTGTGAATCCGTTTGTACGGGTGGATGTCACCAACCGGCGCGCCTATGTTTACCGTGGCCGGCAAGGCGCCAATGTGGTGATACTGGATAAAGAAAACATGAACCTGCTGGAAGTGCTTGCCAAAGCCGGAGGTATGCCCTCCTTCGGAAAAGCTGACCGCATCAGGGTCTTACGGGGCGACCCACAGCATCCGGTTGTTTTTGATGTAGACCTGTCAACCGTTGAAGGCATGATGCAGGCTAACCTCCGCGTAGAAGCCAATGACATCATTTACATTGATGCCAAGCTTGGCACCAATGACGTACTGTACCAGATAACACCGGTACTCACACTTATTTCCACCGTGCTGGTGATTTACACAACCATTATTGCAATCAATGGACAATGA
- the uvrA gene encoding excinuclease ABC subunit UvrA, translated as MPVKNSSQQPVSALPPESQPDLENLEVLGARVHNLKNIDVKIPRNKLVVITGISGSGKSSLAFDTIYAEGQRRYMESFSSYARQFLGDLERPDVDQITGLSPVISIEQKTVNKNPRSTVGTITEIYDFLRLLFARAGEAYSYESGEKMIRYTEEQIIEHLEQHFAGERIMLLAPLVRGRKGHYRELFEQVRKQGYLKVRVDGVITEVKDKMQLDRYKVHDIELLIDRLEVNEKSTERLKKSVALDLKMGKGLIMVVMADDESRAQSFSKTLMDPLTGISYEEPSPNTFSFNSPYGACPHCKGLGFVLEINRQVIIPDESKSINDGGIIPLGEVRDNFLYQQVRAIAAKYKFTLATPVKKIPKEAMNMILYGSKEEKVDVSLNFDTIEQTYATGFEGVVNMIYRYYRDTSSDGLRRWAEEFMDAVPCPECHGTRLKKESLFFRIAEKNIAELSAMSIAELQQWFSMVEDHLTERQWKIGREVIKEIRSRIGFLMDVGLEYLALDRPSRSLSGGESQRIRLATQIGSQLVGITYILDEPSIGLHQRDNQRLIKALKELTGVGNSVLVVEHDKDIMLAADHVIDLGPGAGEHGGFIVSEGPPAAFNTQTTLTVDYLTGKKMISVPLQRRQGNGQVLHLAGAKGNNLKDVSVSFPLGKLICVTGVSGSGKSTLITETLYPILNQYFYTSRKKPLEYRAVEGLKQIDKVIEIDQSPIGRTPRSNPATYISVFSDIRDLFAQLPESKIRGYKTGRFSFNVKGGRCEACQGGGMKLIEMNFLPDVYVECEKCMGKRYNRETLEVRYRGKSISDILEMTVDDAVVFFENMHKIHRKIKTMQDVGLGYIRLGQQATTLSGGEAQRVKLSTELSKKDTGQTFYILDEPTTGLHFEDIRVLMEVLNKLVDKGNTVLIIEHNLDVIKLADYVIDLGPEGGNAGGYIIAEGTPEDIAANSKSITGKFLQRELH; from the coding sequence ATGCCGGTAAAAAATTCCAGCCAACAACCCGTCTCCGCTTTACCTCCCGAGAGTCAGCCTGATCTTGAAAACCTGGAGGTGCTGGGCGCCCGCGTTCATAACCTCAAAAATATTGATGTAAAGATTCCGCGAAACAAGCTGGTTGTCATTACCGGTATCAGCGGCAGCGGCAAATCTTCGCTGGCATTCGACACTATTTATGCCGAAGGGCAACGCCGCTACATGGAGAGCTTTTCATCGTATGCCCGCCAGTTTTTGGGCGACCTGGAACGGCCCGATGTTGATCAGATTACAGGCCTCAGCCCGGTCATCTCCATTGAACAGAAGACCGTCAATAAAAATCCGCGTTCCACGGTCGGAACGATCACGGAAATTTATGACTTCCTCCGCCTGCTGTTTGCGCGCGCCGGTGAGGCTTATTCATACGAGTCGGGCGAGAAGATGATCCGTTATACGGAAGAACAGATCATCGAACACCTGGAACAGCATTTCGCCGGAGAGAGAATCATGTTACTGGCGCCGCTTGTAAGGGGCAGAAAAGGGCACTACCGTGAATTGTTTGAACAGGTGCGTAAGCAGGGATACCTCAAGGTGCGTGTAGATGGCGTGATCACTGAAGTGAAAGATAAAATGCAACTCGACAGGTATAAGGTGCATGATATCGAACTGCTGATTGACCGGCTGGAAGTAAATGAAAAATCAACGGAGCGGCTGAAAAAATCAGTGGCGCTTGACTTGAAGATGGGGAAGGGATTGATCATGGTGGTGATGGCGGATGATGAAAGCAGGGCGCAAAGCTTCAGCAAGACGCTCATGGATCCCTTAACAGGCATCTCTTACGAGGAGCCTTCTCCCAATACTTTTTCCTTTAACTCACCTTACGGGGCATGTCCGCATTGCAAAGGACTGGGTTTCGTGCTCGAGATCAACCGGCAGGTGATCATTCCTGACGAATCAAAAAGCATTAATGACGGCGGTATCATACCACTGGGAGAAGTGCGTGATAACTTTTTATATCAGCAGGTGCGGGCAATAGCTGCCAAATACAAATTCACACTGGCCACACCCGTTAAAAAAATTCCGAAGGAAGCGATGAACATGATCCTTTACGGATCAAAGGAAGAAAAGGTGGATGTGTCACTCAACTTCGACACCATCGAACAGACTTATGCTACCGGTTTTGAAGGTGTGGTGAACATGATCTACCGTTACTATCGCGATACTTCATCAGACGGCTTGCGCAGGTGGGCCGAAGAATTTATGGATGCGGTGCCATGCCCAGAATGCCACGGCACCCGGTTGAAAAAGGAGTCGCTCTTCTTCCGCATCGCCGAAAAAAATATTGCGGAGCTTTCGGCGATGAGCATTGCCGAGCTGCAGCAATGGTTCAGCATGGTGGAGGATCATTTAACAGAAAGACAGTGGAAGATCGGACGGGAGGTAATAAAAGAAATCCGTTCACGCATTGGTTTTTTGATGGATGTAGGCCTGGAATATCTTGCCCTCGACCGTCCTTCCCGCTCTTTATCCGGTGGCGAATCGCAGCGCATCCGGCTGGCAACACAAATCGGTTCTCAGCTCGTCGGCATCACTTACATACTGGATGAACCGAGCATCGGGCTGCATCAGCGCGACAATCAGCGCCTGATCAAAGCCCTGAAGGAACTTACCGGTGTCGGCAACAGTGTGCTGGTGGTGGAACATGATAAAGACATCATGCTCGCAGCCGACCATGTGATTGATCTCGGCCCGGGCGCCGGTGAACATGGAGGTTTTATTGTTTCTGAAGGGCCTCCTGCAGCGTTTAATACACAAACCACTTTAACGGTAGACTATCTTACCGGAAAAAAGATGATCAGCGTGCCGCTGCAAAGACGGCAGGGTAACGGTCAGGTGCTGCACCTGGCAGGCGCAAAAGGCAATAACCTGAAGGATGTTTCCGTCAGTTTTCCTTTGGGTAAACTGATCTGCGTAACCGGCGTTTCAGGCAGCGGCAAATCCACACTTATCACCGAAACACTGTATCCGATCCTCAACCAGTATTTTTATACATCCAGAAAAAAACCACTGGAATACCGCGCGGTGGAAGGACTGAAACAGATCGATAAAGTGATCGAGATTGATCAGTCGCCGATTGGCCGCACGCCACGGTCCAACCCGGCAACCTACATATCTGTATTTTCCGATATCCGCGACCTGTTTGCACAACTGCCCGAATCAAAAATCAGGGGTTACAAGACAGGCCGTTTTTCGTTCAACGTAAAAGGAGGCCGTTGTGAAGCATGTCAGGGCGGTGGCATGAAACTTATTGAGATGAATTTTCTTCCTGATGTATATGTGGAGTGCGAAAAATGCATGGGTAAGCGTTATAACCGCGAAACACTGGAAGTTCGCTATCGCGGAAAATCAATCAGCGATATACTGGAAATGACGGTGGACGACGCTGTAGTGTTTTTTGAAAACATGCACAAGATTCACCGGAAGATAAAAACCATGCAGGATGTAGGCCTCGGCTATATACGTTTAGGGCAGCAGGCTACAACGCTCAGTGGTGGTGAAGCACAACGTGTTAAATTATCAACCGAACTCTCTAAAAAAGATACCGGCCAAACCTTTTATATTCTTGATGAGCCTACTACCGGTTTGCATTTTGAAGACATCCGGGTGTTAATGGAAGTGCTGAACAAACTGGTTGACAAAGGCAATACAGTACTCATCATCGAACATAACCTTGATGTCATCAAACTGGCCGACTATGTAATTGACCTTGGTCCCGAAGGCGGAAATGCCGGAGGATACATTATCGCCGAAGGCACACCGGAAGATATCGCTGCAAACAGCAAGAGCATTACCGGCAAGTTTCTGCAAAGGGAACTGCATTAA